A single genomic interval of Oenanthe melanoleuca isolate GR-GAL-2019-014 chromosome 13, OMel1.0, whole genome shotgun sequence harbors:
- the RARS1 gene encoding arginine--tRNA ligase, cytoplasmic isoform X2, whose protein sequence is MKSMININSCLQEIFGAAIQAAYPDLENPPLVVTPSQQPKFGDYQCNSAMGISQILLKTREQKVIPREIAEKIAKNIPANEFIEKVEIAGPGFINVHLRKDFVSKQLSSLLINGVQPPAIGKRKKVVVDFSSPNIAKEMHVGHLRSTIIGESMCRLFEFAGYDVLRLNHLGDWGTQFGMLIAHLQDRFPDYLTVSPPIGDLQAFYKESKQRFDTEEEFKKRAYQCVVLLQSKNPDFIKAWNLICDVSRREFQKIYNCLDVTIMERGESFYHDMMKDIVKEFEEKGFVQVDDGRKVVFVPGFSVPLTIVKSDGGYTYDTSDLAALKHRLCEEKGDILIYVVDSGQSVHLQTIFAAGQMIGWYDPKVTRVAHAAFGVVLGEDKKKFKTRSGDTVRLIDLLEEGLKRAMDKLKDKERDKVLTPEELKAAQTSVAFGCIKYADLSHNRLNDYVFSFDKMLDDRGNTAAYLLYAFTRIRAIARLANIDEQMLRKAAREEVLVLDHEKEWKLGKCILRFPEILQKILEDLLLHTLCDYLYELATTFTEFYDSCYCVEKDRQTGQIVKVNMWRLLLCEATATVMAKGFDILGIKPVQRM, encoded by the exons GCCATGGGCATATCACAG ATACTGCTGAAAACCAGGGAACAGAAGGTTATCCCACGAGAAATCGCAgagaaaatagcaaaaaatattcCTGCCAATGAATTCATTGAGAAGGTCGAAATTGCTGGTCCTG gtTTTATCAATGTCCACTTGAGAAAGGATTTTGTGTCGAAGCAGCTGAGCAGTTTATTGATCAATGGAGTTCAACCACCAGCTAttggcaaaaggaaaaag GTGGTGGTGGATTTTTCCTCCCCCAACATTGCAAAGGAGATGCACGTGGGCCACCTGCGCTCTACCATCATCGGGGAGAGCATGTGCCGGCTCTTCGAGTTCGCGGGCTACGATGTTCTAAG GTTGAACCATTTAGGAGATTGGGGCACCCAGTTTGGAATGCTTATTGCTCACCTCCAGGACAGATTTCCAGATTACTTAACTGTTTCTCCTCCCATTGGGGATCTCCAAGCTTTTTACAAG GAATCCAAGCAGAGGTTTGACACAGAGGAGGAATTTAAGAAACGAGCCTACCAAtgtgtggtgctgctgcagagcaaaaaCCCTGACTTCATTAAAGCCTGGAATCTCATCTGTGACGTGTCACGCAGAG AATTCCAGAAAATCTACAACTGTTTGGATGTTACAATCATGGAGAGAGGGGAATCCTTCTACCATGACATGATGAAAGACATTGTGaaagaatttgaagaaaaag GCTTCGTGCAGGTTGATGATGGCAGGAAGGTGGTGTTCGTCCCGGGTTTCTCTGTCCCGCTGACAATCGTGAAATCGGACGGAGGTTACACCTATGACACATCAGACTTGGCTGCTCTGAAGCACAGGCTGTGTGAAGAGAAGGGTGACATCCTTATCTACGTGGTCGATAGTGGCCAG TCTGTGCATTTACAAACAATATTTGCAGCTGGACAGATGATTGGCTGGTACGATCCCAAAGTCACCAGAGTGGCCCATGCTGCCTTTGGAGTGGTGCTGGGAGAAGACAA GAAGAAGTTCAAAACTCGTTCAGGGGACACGGTGCGTCTCATAGACCTGCTGGAGGAAGGGCTGAAACGAGCCATGGACAAGCTGAAAGACAAGGAACGGGACAAG GTGCTGACACCAGAAGAGCTGAAAGCTGCCCAGACGTCGGTGGCATTTGGATGCATTAAATATGCAGATCTCTCCCACAACAGACTCAATGATTATGTGTTCTCCTTTGACAAGATGCTGGATGACCGAGGGAACACAGCTGCCTATCTGCTCTATGCCTTCACACGGATCAG GGCAATTGCTCGCCTGGCCAATATCGATGAGCAGATGCTGCGGaaggcagccagggaggaggTGCTTGTCCTCGACCATGAGAAGGAGTGGAAACTGGGCAAGTGCATCCTGAGGTTTCCTGAGATCCTGCAGAAGATCCTGGAGGACTTGTTACTGCACACACTCTGTGACTACCTGTATGAGTTGGCCACCACCTTCACTGAGTTCTATGACAGCTGCTACTGTGTTGAGAAGGACAGGCAGACTG GCCAGATCGTGAAGGTGAACATGTGGAGGTTGTTGCTGTGTGAAGCCACTGCCACCGTCATGGCCAAAGGATTCGACATCCTGGGGATTAAGCCTGTGCAGAGGATGTAG